In Maniola hyperantus chromosome 13, iAphHyp1.2, whole genome shotgun sequence, one genomic interval encodes:
- the LOC117987755 gene encoding uncharacterized protein: protein MTVLLVFGLFIVIVTAHNITYLEVPQYGDPRRDGDLVCLYVSEKGDPALHSVKWYRDNNEIFRFTPGEQPPTRTFNTTAGGVSRGACNMHSCSISVVLPKKYNTRISFTCEVSTEGPRFAVVNQTKYLTVAVTLKEDPVITGASGTVQLGEDVLLNCSTKPAMPPANIVWYVDGKPERTEPWMNDNTEVSQADEYGLRSSWRPLRVRVATGRGYMAIRCEATQPSRPPYTRSTNASLVVARSPHLSMYTASGSSSTKTAVVLAACFAVHIMFSKYSALSEL from the exons TGATAGTGACAGCACACAACATCACCTACCTAGAGGTGCCGCAATATGGCGACCCGCGACGCGACGGCGACCTCGTCTGCCTCTACGTCAGCGAGAAGGGCGACCCAGCACTGCACTCTGTCAAGTGGTACCGCGACAACAATGAGATATTCCGGTTCACGCCTGGAGAACAG CCCCCAACGAGGACTTTCAACACCACAGCCGGCGGGGTCTCCCGGGGCGCCTGCAACATGCACAGCTGTTCCATCAGCGTAGTTCTGCCCAAGAAGTACAACACCAGGATCTCGTTCACGTGTGAGGTGTCCACTGAAGGCCCGAGGTTCGCTGTCGTCAACCAGACCAAGTATTTGACCGTTGctg TGACGCTGAAAGAAGACCCAGTGATCACAGGGGCCTCTGGCACCGTGCAACTTGGAGAGGACGTGCTCCTCAACTGCTCGACTAAGCCTGCCATGCCGCCAGCCAACATCGTGTGGTACGTCGATGGGAAACCAGAGAGG ACGGAACCCTGGATGAACGACAACACAGAAGTATCACAAGCAGACGAATACGGACTCCGTTCCAGTTGGCGCCCACTCCGAGTCAGGGTAGCTACCGGCAGAGGGTACATGGCCATCCGGTGTGAGGCCACGCAGCCCAGCAGGCCACCTTACACCAGGTCTACTAACGCCAGCCTCGTCGTCGCCCGGTCACCTCACTTGTCTATGTACACTGCATCTG GTTCGAGTTCCACCAAAACGGCGGTGGTGTTGGCGGCGTGTTTCGCagtacatattatgttttctaAATACAGTGCCTTGAGTGAACTCTAA